In the Penaeus monodon isolate SGIC_2016 unplaced genomic scaffold, NSTDA_Pmon_1 PmonScaffold_1970, whole genome shotgun sequence genome, acacaccaccacacacacacacaccacacacacacacacacacacacacacacacacacacacacacacacacagacgtaaagGAAGAGTCAGAgagtgaataatgaatgaagagCAGATATTTCGAATAGATAATTTATAAATGGTTTTCTGAGATTATGCGAATTTGGAAGgagataatattttatgataatgtcattaaattcttatttataaaaaaaacttatccGGTGTCAAAAAGGTATGTAGGTTAAagcagtaaataataaaaaaagagaaaatggaaaattgtgCTGATCTGAAGTAAGATTCCTCTGTCTAATCCTATTCTCCTTCTATaccttgaaagagaaaaaagagagtgagagattagaAGATGGGAAGGACAATGGGAGGGCCAAGGAGCAGGAACTACAGAAGGAAGTTACCTAAGAAGGTGCAAGGAAGTTCAGAGATCCTTCATTATGAGGTCACGAACTTCTTCGCAAGGGCTACGAAGTTGGCATCTTTCGAAGGACTTTGGTTTCGACCGGTGGATGCCCTTCCCTTCAATCTCGGACCCTTGGGCAGGACAGAACCTTATAGTTCACAGCTAGTTACCGCTGCACCACGGCGGCCGCCTTGTGAGGAagctcaagaaaagaaaagaaaaaaaagtcacagcGAAGTTCCAGCGAAGAATGCTTTAGAAAAATCCAAGAAACTTCCACATGGACAGTTGAGAGGAAAATTTCAAGTAACCTCTCCCAAATATACTTGAAACTTTCCTGAAATTTCGTGTTATATGGAATTCATGTTATATGGTAAAAAGAGAGGAAGTTAAACAGTTATGGCTCTCGTAAAAGTGAGAATCAGTAACAGAATACATCAAAACGATTCTGAATTCCACGCAGCGAAGGCGAGCAGAGAAAATTGATAAGACATGAAAATGTGCAATATGACGAAACTGAAGGACACTGCGGTTTGCCTGACTTGTAAAAGGATgctttgggatatatatacacatatccatatgtgtgtgtgtaagtgaatatatatatatatattatatatatatatatatatatatacatactatatatgtatatatatatatatatataatatatatatatatatatatataatatataatcatatattatgtattatatatatatataacatatatatattcaaagattaaatctgtatatatatatatatatatatctaataggcaaacacaccatacatataatgtgtgttgggacatatataattataaacatatataacagcGTTTCTGGCCGAAAGGCATTCGAGCAAAGCCTGGTAGGCCGCTGGGTGGAGGCTGAGTAGACAAATAAATATGCAAgtaaaaacagatgaaaaatgtAATTGAGAACAAAACGATGCCGAAGACTAATATGAACGTGGAAAGCGCATTACCTTGAGCAGTGAAGAGGACATATTCATAGCTGATGTGCGAATGCGCACTCTGTTTTAGAAAAACCATACATAcgtatgatatattgtatacttatatacatatacacatttgtagcGTATATagacatctctccctctctatatatggTGCGTGGATAAacctatgtttaatatatattatatacaacacgcGTATAAAAAGCGAGAGCGGTACACGATTTGCATAAACATGTAATAGAAGGCAATAGAAGAAGGGATTTCCATGACCTCGAGTCCGTATGGAAAAGGCACTTCACTGTGTTTTCTCTAGATTTCATATACACATTTCCAGCGAGACTTCTACTGCTACGGAACGAAGGGCAAACGGGAGAAAATCCACGTAGATGAGTGACCTTCTCTAAGCAAAGGCAAGAGCAAACGTTGCATATAAAAAGGCGGCTCTGCTTGCGGTCGACACATTCGCTCGTCTACTGAGCATGGTAAGGACGGGACGGAGATAGGGACGGCGCTGTCACGTTGTCTTCTCGGTTGCCTGGAAAAGATAATCTTTTATGTCATTTAAATCAAAGCTTTATGTAGCCATGGCGTGTATTGTGAGTGGGGAATCGATAGTGGTTTGTGAATTGAGTGTAAAGTGTGAAAAGACACTTGAAGACAAATTAGAAATTACTTATCTAATGTACATTACCCAGATGCGCCGTAAATCAGTTGTATGATAATTCACTGTGAGACTAGAGACTATCGTTCTACTTATAGATTATTTACGTCATTCTGTAAGTGTATTTGCTTCTGATTACAGATGAAGTTCTTACTGGTGTTGGCCTTGGCTGCTGTGGCTGCTGGGGATCATTCCCTTGGCGGACACGGGCATTTTCATGGACATTTCCCTCCCGCCGGGCAAGGGCACTTCCCTCCTGTCGGGCATGGATTTAGGCCCAACGCGTTCAGCTTCCCACACGGAGTACATGGCTTCAGACCTGCCGCCGTCCACCGCCCCGTGCGACCTGTGGCACCTGTGCGACCTGTGGTGCATCAGCCGGTTCCCGTGGCCCCGGTGAGTCCCCGGGCCCTTCTAGTGTGGCAGCATTTCGTCAAATGTGAATATTcaaggatgataaaagtaatctGCAGAACTAAATGCTGAATCAATTTTCTTTACCAGAATTTCATCTCAAATCAAATATAATAGactaatgacaaaatattttcgCTTCAATTCCAGGTGCACCGAGGCCGAAGTGGACCTGTGGTGCCCCAGCCAGCTTCTTCGGGCGTCCCGGTGAGTGTCGAGGCCCCTGACGTTGCATTCAGACTGCCTTCACATCTTGAAATAACtcgtataatatatgcatgtatggccAGATCCTTCATCCAAATTTTTGGAGTAATCTTTGCTTTCATTTTGAGTTAAATCATTCCCGCTGTCGATATCGATTAAGGAAACCTCCCCTAACATCAAACATTCTTGCCCACCTACAACATGCTTGTTCGGCCAACTTCAGTGGACCAAAGGCTGGGCGACAGCGAGTACCACTTCTCGTGGCGACATGACGGCAGCAAGACTTACACTTGGGATGGCGCCAACCAGTACTGCGGCAACCTTGGCTCCGGCTGGCAGGGTATCAGCATCGAGACTCACCAAGAGGACAGTCTCGTCAGAAAGGCGATTACAGAAGGTATATTTCAAGCTCATCCTCTTTCTTGTGTTGCGCGATTCCCACCTTGAAGGGTCGAGGTTCGAGTTCCACAAGCTATGAGTATACAACTTTGCTAATACATGCATTTATGTCTTCTTTTAGATCAACTACCATGGATTTGGACCTCAGGTCGTCTCAAGAATCACGGCTTCGCCTGGGCTTCAGGTGCTGAATTCGTGGGTCTCAACTGGTCTCACACCGGCGGGTAAGTGCCTCCTggcttttccttttattcaaaaCCCACACAGAGCGTACACTTTTTTCGAAAACTCTTCTAACTCGTACCAATGTGATTACCAGGAATCATCGACCACAACCAGACAACCGAGAGGGGAACGAGGAATGTCTAGGGGTTCTCAACAACGTCTACGACGACGGCATCAAGTGGCACGACATCGCCTGCCACCACGACAAGGCCATCATCTGCGAGCGCAAAGTCAGAGTCCACGGAtgaacacagatacacatacacaaacgcagaGATGCACATACATCAATGTtttagtgtatgtatttatatatagatatatgataagccCAATACTAACTTATTCATAAACACTGTAGAATCTAGCTATTGTGTTTTATTGCCATTTTCCAATTACGAGAATTGGAAGAAAACCAACCAAAACTAAGTATTCTAAGTTGATTAGGCTATATTTGATTATCGTTTGAAATTTTTCAAGTTTTGGTTGGTATGAATGCGATCATAGAACTCTGCATGCATtcagtttttgtatttgtgtatgcttgGGCACTGGTCACGCATACACTACACCCATGCACATCACCCATACACCCcctctaacggaagccgccttgccgcggtgggggggccttgaagtcccaatgatctggtgagccagaccagagggctacccatactggaggggtcaccagtgaggatgagacaaaatggcttcctggtgcaccaaggcctatgagaggggatggtgcacccacccctggtttcattccatcttggaccagggagaactctcccacgtggtttgccgtgcgtggcaccccgtattaccaggagacagagtCCTTGGGAGCTAGCAACACcaccctctttggtcctctattctggttagacgatGGCTTGATCAAAGCCGGTCAAGTTCCATGACTGCTATCAGTACTgtatagtggctgcatatatttcctaattaccccctgtggctgttgggagattttgagcccgaACTATAgctttccctcgttggactccatagtgggtggggggggggggtgaggaaatgaagattctaatttgtatgattactacaattttataaagatctagctctctccctgacgacctacaattccctctggaacatcacatgttgtcactctggaacctttccagcttccaagcgCAAGAATAGAATCGCAGTGGATCCCGGAATCCCAACCAGGTAAAGAGAAAATTCCTCCTCAATCTATTAGGAAATCTTTCCTGGTAATATGAGAgtattcatatagtaagtacctagtagtgaagaccattgatggtgtatcaatcatggatcttgatatttttgaagtacatcggaaatagttgaagtatgtcaccgtgatcctcgcatcaccccacagcgagatatgcaacattcctggggctcaagtttcatgttttccCCTccacaaaccctcaatcagtgtaagggaattgtcttttcccgagacctgatgagtattctgaggaaactgttagaggaactagagaattttaatgtaatggcagtaaacgttttaagaagagttgatggtttggaacagtcgacaccagctctccttctaacatttaacacgttagtccttccagaatcagttaagttggcatggtaccacctcaagtaaATCCACATGTGCctaaccctatgcagtgcttccactgccagggttatggcacagagccgttttaaagaaaatggaaccatgtgtaaagtgtggtacaacaggtcatcaaggagatgacaactgtccagtccAATATGctacaaagaagctcatgaaaatttttaaaaagaagtattggtaataaggaacaaggagaaagttagtttacCAGAGGAAaagtgacgtgcccgtgtgctgtttgcacaggcaggtaggtcctttgcttctgctcatcctccttcccaccaacctttgccctccggtgcttcttacaccacacactctgccacttcctttaaacctcagtcccgaatcactgacactgcctctggtaagttgttccaccagaagtaTAGGAGTAGgaatgaggggtctattgaggaactcctcctcccaaagtaggtctttggagccatcagttaaagCTCCAAAGGGccccaacggtgacagctccatcTGCCACCACATCCACCCTGGGCCTTCTCTGCTAGGCAAATACCCCTGAAGATagggctcaggtccgttctttgcccaggcaaagaaatcctgagcctgtcgaAAGAAGCCTTGgaaacaacccttaaaaaggtacgccctttgcccaggtcaaaggaatcctgagcctgttttAAAAGACTCcgctcagagtggggtctttggagccgccaggaagggctccagggcctcaacagtgacagctccagctgccaccgacatccacaggagcctccgctgcttagacagaatgcccctgaatcgAAGGCTCAGGTCCATTCTTTGCCCAGGCCAAGAATTCCTGAGCCGTGaaaaggaaacctgtggaaactaggtCCAAGGTAAATAACCcttaaaaggtactcccaggatcctggaaagggacagcttaaaggtgtggggcaaaccttgaccacaggtgctgctaaacaccttatgaagaagtaatttgaagaactggataccctaatccaatgggactgtcgggaattcatgcaaaatgggaagaactgcaacatttgatATCTTtgtgtaatccagtttgtgtatgtctacaagagattatgaaacTCGTCCCATTTTCCTGGGAAAGggtttcaagttcaagcccattatgggaacagcagtaatggtacgtcaggatattcccttccaggccatccatctgcagacaacactgcaggtgaaaggGTGTGAAAATAGGCTTGACTCGACCTTACActattgcatccatctaccttcctccacataatctcaacataaatgatttggaaaaactGCTTgaagctaatattttcaataaaatttaatcatgtataatatttatgcaataacttcatacacttagagcataatatttatgctttgacttttaatatatttattgttatttgtaagataattattgatagatttttaaagttttaaatattttcatatttctatctaaGAAGGTGTttaccgctaatgaccttagccgTTGACTTTggcagataatcttaaataatcaatcaatcgaatcacctatacacatacacagcatgtatacacacgcacgcacacacatgcagcaACCAGTGTCTCCCAATGGCTAAATTGAATGTAGCAGACTTGTCAGTTATCCATTTATGTCAAGTTTGGTTGATAATAGAAAAGATGACTGGAAAACAATTGCAGAGTATTCCCCGATTCCAAGTAAATAATCTTGgcctaaataaaagataaagaaaatgttgTCAAGGACTAATTGATAAGAAATTTTAGATGTTAATCTTTTAAACTTTGCTTGACATCGACACAAAAGAATCTGAAAGTGGCATCACAGCCATACAGTTACGAAACATGGAAAATTGATTCGAGAAATATAAACTAGATTTGCAagttaaagaaaatgagagagtaagagacttTGAATTAAAGTTGGCTCAAATACAACGTTCAGCTGGTACACAACATAATGTAGACTCATGATGTCTTAAAAGTAACCAAGTTTGTACTAGCATTTGATGAGAAGATCCTCAagaatttttcttgcaatttgaaCGTGGCTAATACATTAAGTTGGACCAGACAATTTTTGACTCTTAGTTCAACTGTCCTGAAGGGGAAGGAACGCACAATAGTAGATTTTGATCTGGTTAAGTCCACAGTTTTAAAGCCATATCAGTTATCTGCTGAATGTTATAGACACAATtttagaaagaacaagaaaggcgTGAACCCAGCTTATCTAGAGCATTCTCATTCCTCAAAGAAGTTATTTGAGAGATGGTTAACTGCAAATAGTGTAACTAATTATGAACTATTGAGTGTAACAATTTTGCTGGAGCATTTTTTCAGAGGCATTTCCTCAGGAAGTAAAGACCCAGCCATTATCCAGTGAACAGGGTGGTAAGTTTAGAGATGTTggtctaatttttatttttattttttccatggtGGCAATGCAGTTCGATTTAAAAAGCTGCTACATTTGTAAAGAAGCTGGTCACATAGTTGCTAATTGCCATAAACTTTTTGTGTTGAAAAGTGCTTTACCTTTTTTAGAGAATGTTTTAATGGCTAAGCATGTGTTGATAAGGGAGTTGGCGGAATAGTTAGTCCTTTGCAAGTTGTTTTACAGTGAGAATGTTTGACGCGCCCTGTTGAAGTAGCTGTGGCAGAGATTCCACTAGTTCCAGGCATACATTTCCCTTTGGGTAATGATATAGCAGGTAGAATTGTGGAACCTAATATTGTTTCAGATAAGCCCCTGAGTTTTGATCCTATACAAAAGGAGATGATGGAGACTCCAGGTTCATTCCCATCATTTGCTGTGACCAGGGAGTAGGGCCAATGTGATGCATCCTTCGCATTTTTGATGAGTCATTGTCCCCGAATGATTAGGTGGCTCTCAGAGACGTGCGAGCAAAATAGTAAGGATGAAAAGGATTGGAGTAATGTGGTGAATTTTAACGTTGTACCTATAACACGAATAAGAATCATGGAAGCACTAAAACCGGCCTGAGTATACGTCATCCATCAGTCGGCACATCATCAATTAATATGTCCTGTTCACTGATCAAGTAATGTGCGTTCCTCATTCGTTTCAGTGTATGACTTCAATTCACCCCGTGAGATATTTTCAtcagttttcatttatatattttatttacctgCTCAGCCTTCAAGCCTAACGGCCTACCAGGTATGGGTCCAATGCCCTTCGGCCAGCGtgcctattatacatatatatgtgtgtgtgtataatgtatgtatgtgattctgtatatacatgtaatattcaatgtatatatatatatatatatatatatatatatatatatatatatatatacctatatatatatatattttaaaatatatatatatatattataaaatatatatatatatatacttgtacacacaaacaagctcatacacacacaggtaatgtatatgtacatatataatatatattatatatatatatatatatatatatatatatatatacatatgtatgtacacatgtactacacacatacacacacacatatcacagcTAACCGCAGTGTCTGTGAACTTCGTCACTTTgcacattttcataaatttcatccAATTTCTCTGCTCGCCTTCGCTGCAGAGAATTCAgagtcgtacacacacacacacatacatacatatatatatatatatatatatatatattatatatatatatatatatatatatatatatatatataatatatatatatatatatatatatatgtatatatatatatatgtatatatatatatataatataataatatgcaccAGGGTGCGGAAAAGAACGCATATGGCAGGCGCTGAAATTGTGCCTCTGACCACGGGTTTTTGTTATACTAAGTTGTTTTTACAGTCAGAATGTTTGACGCGCCCTGTTGAGGTAGCTGTGACAGAGACTCTACCAGCTCCAGTTATACATTTCCTTTTGGGTAATGATATAGCGGGTAGAATTGTGGAACCTAATGTTGTTTCAGAAAAGCCCTTGAGTTTGATCCTATACAAAAGGAGATGATGGAGACAAGAAGACCAATGTGATGTTGGGTGCATCCTTCGCATTTTTGATAAGTCATTGTCCCCAAATGAAAGATTAGTTTATACTAAATatgttagtataattattataaatttataattttacctAACACCTTGCTTTTAGTTCTTCAGAAATAGGTTTTATTATAGAAAATTTATGACATAAAAGTATGTCTTGCTTAGTTATGTTATTGATAGCGAATGTCACTTCTAATTATCTTAGTAAATCTGGAgtaaatatactttaaatttcTGTCGTGTTAGATTAGTATACTCTTCTAGATTTTGGTCAGTAGCATACATCTAAGTGAACATTATCCAAGACTAAATCACAAACAATACATCCACATAGTCTGCAATAATGGgacgaaaaatatataactgaacaTTTGTGTAGAAAAGCTGATCTAAACACTAAAGGACTGATTATTCCTAAACCtcattctatacttatatatataatatatatatatattatatatataattatatatgtatatatgtatatatgtatgtgcgtgcgtgtgtacacggtgtgtatgtgtatgcgtgaagCGAGTGGGTGCGTGTCGCACACATACTCGTAATTCATTGGAATATGTCTAGTGACTAAGAATGGAGATgaaaatgtaagtaaatataagGTTGAAAAACTTCATTTCAAACGATATCAATATAATCAATTTAGAATActtagttttttgttgtgtttctggTAATTGGAAAAAGGCAATAAAACATAATACTTAGATTCATATAGTTTATAAATAAGTTTGTATTGggcttatcatatatctatatataaatacacacactacacattgaTGTATGTGCATctccgtgtttgtgcgtgtatttgtgttcatCCATGGACTCTGACTTTGCGCTCGCAGATGATGGCCTTGTCGTGGTGGCAGGCGATGTCGTGCCACTTGATGCCGTCGTCGTAGACGTTGTTGAGAACCCCCAGGCAGTTTCTCATTCCCTCTCGGTTGTCTGGTTGTGGTCGATGATTCCTGGTGATCACATTGGTAAGTGAGAAGAGTTTTCGACAAAAAGTAGCCTCTTGGTGtttgagtaaaaggaaaaagCCAGGAGGCACTTACCCGCCGGTGTGAGACCAGTTGAGACCCACGAATTCTTCACCTGAAGCCCAGGCGAAGCCATGGTTCTTGATTTGACCTGAGGTCCAAATCCATGGTAGATgatctaaaaagataaaaatgcacGTATTTAGCAAAATTGCATACTCATAGCTTCGTGGATTCGAGTCTCGACCTTTGAAAGTTTGAGTGTGAATCCCACAAcacaagagagaggatgagcttGAAATATTACCTTCTGTAATCGCCTCTCTGACGAGACTGTCCTCTTGGCGAGTCTCGATGCTGATACCCTGCCAGCCGGAGCCAAGGTTGCCCCAGTACTGGTTGGCGCCATCCCACGTGTAGGTTTTGCTGCCGTCATGGCGCCACGAGAAGTGGTACTCGCTGTCGCCCAGCATTTGGTCAACCTGAAGTCGTCCGAACCGCCATTGTGGTGGGTGAGAAAAGAATGGTTTTGGGGTTAGGGGAGATTTCCTTAATGGGCATCGACAGCAGGAATGATTAACTCGATATGACAAGAAAGATTGCTTCAAAAGGTGAGAAGAAGCACCTCGCCAttacatgcatatgaataaatttttcatacatatatatatgtatatttacatgcataaaaaaaaatatacatacatgtatatgtatatgtatcaatatatgtatatacatgagtcATTTCAGGTGTGTGAAAGCAGCTCTGAAAGCAGCGTCAGGGACCTCGACACTTACCGGGACGCCCGAGGTAACTGACTGGGCACCACAGGTCCACTTCGGCCTCGGTGCACCTGGAATTGAAGcgaaaatattttgtcattagtCTATTAGATTTGATTGGAGGGGATATACTGGCAAAGGAAATCGACTCAGGCAAGTGGGAACAATCTCACTCGTTATGACGAAAGATTTAGTTCTGCagattacttttatcatccttgAATATTGTCATTTGACGAAATCCTGCCACACAAGAAGGGCCCAGGGGCTCACCGGGGCGCGGGAACCGCTGATGCACCACAGGTCGCACAGGTGCCACAGGTCGCACGGGGCGGTGGACGGCGGCAGGTCTGAAGCCATGTACTCCGTGTGGGAAGCTGAACGCGTTGGGCCTAAATCCATGCCCGACAGAAGGGAAGTGCCCTTGCCCGGCGGGAGGGAAATGTCCATGAAAATGCCCGTGTCCGCCAAGGGAATGATCCCCAGCAGCCGCAGCAGCCAAGGCCAACAACATAAGAACTTCATCTGTAAATCAGAAGCAAATACCCTTACAGAATGACGTAAATAGTCAATAGAGTAATCATCTCCAATCACACACCCTACAGCACATTTACCTACATTACGTAACGTGTAATTCGCCCTCAACTGTGTTTTCACACTTCACAAAAATTCACAAACCACTACCGATTCCCCAGTACAAGCCTTAGCCACAAAAACATTTCGTTTAAACATGAAAGAGTTCAGATACGTGATCTTCCCCAGCGCCCGGCCCCACTCACAATACACGCTATGGCTACACTTAAAGCTTTGATTTAAATGACATAAAAGATCTTTTCCAGGCGATTGAGGAGACAACGTGACAGCGCCGTCTCTATCTCCGTCCCGCCGGCCGTCTTACCATACTCAGCGGACGAGCGAATGTGTCGACCGCAAGCAGAGCCGCCATTTTatatgcagcttttgccattGCTTTGAGGAGAAGGTCACTCGTCGACGTGGATTttctcccctttgcccttccctccaTGGCAGCAGAAGCGTCTCGCTGGAAATGTGTACATGAAATCTAGAGAAAAGTCATTGAtgtaat is a window encoding:
- the LOC119569899 gene encoding uncharacterized protein LOC119569899, encoding MMKFLLVLALAAVAAGDHSLGGHGHFHGHFPPAGQGHFPPVGHGFRPNAFSFPHGVHGFRPAAVHRPVRPVAPVRPVVHQPVPVAPVHRGRSGPVVPQPASSGVPVSVEAPDVAFRLPSHLEITRIIYACMARSFIQIFGVIFAFILS
- the LOC119569900 gene encoding L-selectin-like, coding for MLVRPTSVDQRLGDSEYHFSWRHDGSKTYTWDGANQYCGNLGSGWQGISIETHQEDSLVRKAITEDQLPWIWTSGRLKNHGFAWASGAEFVGLNWSHTGGNHRPQPDNREGNEECLGVLNNVYDDGIKWHDIACHHDKAIICERKVRVHG
- the LOC119569901 gene encoding uncharacterized protein LOC119569901, encoding MLGDSEYHFSWRHDGSKTYTWDGANQYWGNLGSGWQGISIETRQEDSLVREAITEDHLPWIWTSGQIKNHGFAWASGEEFVGLNWSHTGGNHRPQPDNREGMRNCLGVLNNVYDDGIKWHDIACHHDKAIICERKVRVHG